The Triticum dicoccoides isolate Atlit2015 ecotype Zavitan chromosome 6A, WEW_v2.0, whole genome shotgun sequence genome has a window encoding:
- the LOC119316499 gene encoding mitotic spindle checkpoint protein BUBR1-like has product MAAAAARDLAALDAETLALLGAGPDMAPVAVCGEWETFKENVRPLKRGRNVGLLNQALKAHTDPAQRAALLAERGRMIQAIEEYQGEDPLQPWVDCIKWVQESFPAGGEFSGLVVIYEQCVRAFWHDERYKDDLRYLKVWLEYAGNCSDAEVIFRFLESNQIGEGHAVFYIRYALLMESKNKLKKADEIFNLGIARKAKPVEKLETTYRAFLRRSTRKKEHEDDTASDDQPVRKFGNDLNRGETRGQHAENSHLLAKPRVKLQRIDVNTPISIYKENPLPSQGLERARSKDRAWNTLGTQADRNKENNMMPARWTSHKIPPKVAARPAVPPARVSSIEVFIDEECAEEPAPPQVPKSPKPSVLKLRQATSKNLKKETELLKENPLRNFPLSSLR; this is encoded by the exons atggcggcggcggcggcgagagaccTGGCGGCGCTAGACGCGGAGACTCTGGCGCTGCTGGGGGCAGGGCCCGATATGGCGCCGGTGGCCGTGTGCGGCGAGTGGGAGACCTTCAAGGAGAACGTGCGGCCGCTGAAACGCGGGCGGAACGTCGGCCTCCTCAACCAAGCCCTCAAGGCGCACACCGACCCCGCCCAGCGCGCCGCGCTCCTGGCCGAACGCGG GAGGATGATCCAAGCAATCGAAGAGTACCAAGGGGAAGATCCGCTCCAGCCGTGGGTAGA CTGCATCAAATGGGTCCAGGAGTCGTTTCCGGCCGGCGGGGAGTTCTCAGGGCTGGTCGTGATCTACGAGCAGTGCGTGCGTGCCTTCTGGCATGACGAGCGGTACAAGGATGATCTCCGGTACCTCAAAGTGTGGTTAGAATAT GCTGGGAACTGTTCGGACGCTGAGGTGATATTCAGGTTCCTGGAGTCCAACCAGATTGGTGAGGGCCATGCTGTTTTCTACATTCGCTATGCATTGCTAATGGAGTCGAAGAACAAGCTTAAGAAAGCTGACGAGATCTTTAATCTTGGAATAGCTAG GAAAGCAAAGCCTGTGGAGAAGTTGGAAACTACATACAGGGCATTTCTTCGGAGATCAACCAGAAAGAAGGAACACGAG GATGATACCGCAAGTGATGATCAGCCCGTACGCAAATTCGGTAATGACTTGAACCGTGGTGAAACTA GAGGTCAGCATGCAGAGAATTCCCACCTGTTGGCAAAACCTAGGGTAAAGCTGCAAAG AATCGATGTTAATACACCGATTTCAATTTACAAAGAGAACCCATTGCCAAGTCAGGGCCTTGAGAGAGCTAGGAGCAAAGACAGGGCGTGGAACACCCTTGGAACACAAGCAGATAGAAACAAAGAAAATAACATGATGCCTGCCAGATGGACTTCGCACAAG ATTCCACCGAAGGTAGCAGCACGGCCAGCAGTTCCGCCAGCTCGTGTCAGCTCCATTGAGGTCTTTATAGATGAAGAATGTGCCGA GGAACCAGCCCCGCCTCAAGTGCCAAAGAGTCCAAAACCATCTGTTCTGAAGCTTAGGCAAGCAACAAGCAAAAACCTTAAGAA GgaaactgaattgcttaaggagaACCCGCTGCGCAACTTCCCGCTGAGCAGCCTTAGATAA
- the LOC119316500 gene encoding uncharacterized protein LOC119316500, with the protein MQDPRGMGREDFSASKSQKRKVVYRPLPSVQIKTEPELLRRDIPHSLANTQKPPKRSFRSEPRPPTPQSDRGTPDSLPDSGPADEYRALRRKYMMLEEENYTLDAQLGMAEEEAKTLEDEKFALLDQLVVLEGLVEEPSQLQPQRRL; encoded by the coding sequence ATGCAAGACCCTAGAGGTATGGGACGAGAGGATTTCTCGGCCTCGAAGTCACAGAAGAGGAAGGTTGTGTACCGGCCTTTGCCTTCAGTCCAGATAAAAACTGAACCTGAACTGCTGCGGAGAGACATTCCACATTCGTTGGCCAATACACAGAAGCCACCTAAGAGAAGCTTCAGGAGTGAGCCCCGCCCTCCCACGCCGCAGTCTGACAGAGGAACTCCGGACTCTCTACCAGATTCTGGTCCTGCGGATGAATATCGGGCGCTACGGAGGAAGTACATGATGCTGGAGGAAGAGAACTACACGCTGGATGCACAATTAGGCATGGCAGAAGAGGAAGCCAAAACTCTCGAGGATGAGAAGTTTGCATTGCTGGATCAGCTTGTTGTCTTGGAAGGTCTTGTGGAGGAGCCTTCACAGCTGCAGCCACAGCGAAGGCTATAA